The Atlantibacter hermannii genomic interval TTCATTCTCTATAACGAGTTGGGCACGCTGAACTTCCGCGAGATGGTGGAACTGGCTCCGCAGCATTTCGCGGACGGCAACACCATGATCCAGTGGGCAACGTTAATGTTGCTGGGCGGTGCGGTTGGTAAATCGGCGCAGCTGCCGTTGCAGACCTGGCTTGCGGATGCGATGGCTGGCCCGACGCCGGTCTCTGCGCTGATCCACGCCGCTACCATGGTAACCGCGGGCGTCTACCTGATTGCCCGTACCCATGGCCTGTTCCTGATGACGCCGGAAGTGCTGCATCTGGTGGGCATTGTCGGTGCGGTGACGCTGGTACTGGCGGGTTTTGCCGCGCTGGTGCAGACCGACATCAAACGCGTACTCGCTTACTCCACCATGAGCCAGATTGGCTACATGTTCCTGGCGCTGGGCGTGCAGGCGTGGGATGCGGCGATTTTCCACCTGATGACCCATGCGTTCTTTAAAGCGCTGCTGTTCCTGTCGTCTGGTTCGGTGATCCTGGCCTGCCACCACGAACAGAACATCTTCAAAATGGGTGGTCTGCGTAAGTCCATTCCGCTGGTTTATGTCTGCTTCCTGGTGGGCGGCGCGGCACTGGCGGCGTTGCCGATGATTACCGCAGGCTTCTTCAGTAAGGATGAAATCCTGGCAGGTGCCATGGCTAACGGTCATATCAATCTGATGATCGCGGGTCTGGTGGGGGCATTCATGACCTCGCTGTATACCTTCCGTATGATTTTCATTGTTTTCCACGGCAAAGAACAAATTCACGCTCATGCAGGGAAGGGGATCACCCATCATCTGCCGCTGATCGTACTGTTGGTTCTGTCGACCTTTATTGGCGCATTAATCGTACCGCCGTTGCAGGGCGTCCTGCCGGATACCACCGAGCTTGAGCACGGTAGCATGCTGACTCTGGAAATCACGTCCGGCGTGGTGGCTATCGCGGGCATTCTGATTGCCGCGTGGTTGTGGCTGGGCAAACGCACGCTGGTGACGTCTATTGCCAACAGCGCGCCGGGCCGTCTGCTGGGCACCTGGTGGTATAACGCCTGGGGCTTTGACTGGCTGTACGACATGATCTTCGTAAAACCGTTCCTTGGTATCGCCTGGCTGATTAAGCGCGATCCGCTGAATGCTCTGATGAACACGCCAGCGCTGCTGTCCCGCTTCGCAGGTAAAGGCCTGCTGTTTAGTGAGAACGGCTACCTGCGCTGGTATGTGGCGTCAATGAGCATTGGTGCGGTCGTGGTTCTCGGCCTGCTGATGGTGTTGCGTTGAGTTTGTTGGCTGTGTGAACAGGCCCGGCGGAATGCCGGGTTTGTAAACTAAGAATAAATTAGATTACCTTCCTGAAGTACAGGCGTTATCGGTTAGTCAGATAGCCTGAGCAGGAATAAAAATAAGGGACATACTTAGCTATGTTATTGCCTTGGTTGATATTAATTCCCTTTATCGGCGGCTTTCTGTGCTGGCAGACCGAACGCTTTGGCGTGAAGGTGCCGCGCTGGATCGCGCTGATCACCATGGGACTGACGCTTGCGCTCTCTCTGCAGCTGTGGTTGCAGGGGGGTTACGGTTTAACGCAAGCCGCCGGCCTGCCGCAGTGGCAGTCTGAATTTGTGATGCAGTGGATCCCGCGCTTTGGGATCACCATCCACCTGGCGATTGACGGTCTTTCACTGCTGATGGTGGTGTTGACCGGGCTGCTGGGCGTGCTGGC includes:
- the nuoL gene encoding NADH-quinone oxidoreductase subunit L, whose translation is MNLLWLTIVLPLIGYVLLAFSRGRWSENLSATIGMGSVGLAALVTAYAGIDFLNSGREPFVQPLWTWMSVGDFNIGFNLVLDGLSLTMLSVVTGVGFLIHMFASWYMRGEEGYSRFFAYTNLFIASMVILVLADNLLLMYLGWEGVGLCSYLLIGFYYTDPKNGAAAMKAFVVTRVGDVFLAFALFILYNELGTLNFREMVELAPQHFADGNTMIQWATLMLLGGAVGKSAQLPLQTWLADAMAGPTPVSALIHAATMVTAGVYLIARTHGLFLMTPEVLHLVGIVGAVTLVLAGFAALVQTDIKRVLAYSTMSQIGYMFLALGVQAWDAAIFHLMTHAFFKALLFLSSGSVILACHHEQNIFKMGGLRKSIPLVYVCFLVGGAALAALPMITAGFFSKDEILAGAMANGHINLMIAGLVGAFMTSLYTFRMIFIVFHGKEQIHAHAGKGITHHLPLIVLLVLSTFIGALIVPPLQGVLPDTTELEHGSMLTLEITSGVVAIAGILIAAWLWLGKRTLVTSIANSAPGRLLGTWWYNAWGFDWLYDMIFVKPFLGIAWLIKRDPLNALMNTPALLSRFAGKGLLFSENGYLRWYVASMSIGAVVVLGLLMVLR